From the genome of Bicyclus anynana chromosome 20, ilBicAnyn1.1, whole genome shotgun sequence, one region includes:
- the LOC112055399 gene encoding dihydropteridine reductase: MASGRIVVYGGRGALGAACVNHFKKANFWVASVDLNPNESADVNITVPKDASWVQQEEYVVNELGAALQGQKVNAVICVAGGWAGGNAAKDLSKQAELMWRQSVWSSTIAATVAAKYLSPGGLVALTGAKAALEGTPGMIGYGLAKGAVHQLTKSLGAKDSGLPENSLAVAILPVTLDTEMNRKWMPKADFGSWTPLSFVAELFAKWMKGEERPPSGSLVALVTKDNVTDLIVQ, translated from the coding sequence ATGGCTAGCGGCAGAATCGTCGTCTACGGTGGACGTGGTGCTCTAGGCGCCGCTTGTGTAAATCATTTTAAGAAAGCGAACTTCTGGGTCGCAAGTGTCGATCTCAACCCGAACGAGAGTGCGGACGTCAATATTACAGTTCCAAAAGACGCCTCATGGGTCCAGCAAGAGGAATACGTCGTGAACGAACTCGGCGCGGCATTGCAAGGTCAGAAAGTGAATGCTGTGATATGCGTGGCCGGCGGCTGGGCTGGCGGGAACGCGGCTAAGGACCTAAGTAAGCAAGCGGAACTTATGTGGCGCCAATCGGTGTGGAGTTCCACCATTGCAGCGACAGTTGCAGCTAAATACCTGAGTCCTGGTGGTCTGGTTGCATTGACAGGCGCTAAAGCCGCTTTGGAAGGTACGCCTGGTATGATTGGTTATGGTCTCGCTAAAGGAGCTGTGCACCAACTTACAAAATCTTTGGGTGCTAAAGATTCTGGgttaccagagaattctctcgCAGTTGCAATATTGCCTGTGACTTTGGATACAGAAATGAACAGAAAATGGATGCCTAAAGCTGATTTTGGTTCGTGGACGCCTCTAAGCTTTGTCGCTGAGCTCTTTGCGAAGTGGATGAAGGGCGAAGAAAGACCTCCGAGTGGCAGTCTTGTAGCACTTGTTACTAAGGATAATGTTACTGATTTGATTGTACAGTAA
- the LOC112055401 gene encoding ninjurin-1 isoform X1, whose protein sequence is MADKRQDGSGSDKKDYGTNEVNIDEVMNNQDCDTAICEAVKGLDANRYATKKTVAQGMLDIALLTSNASQLKYVLQVGPKHEFYMLLLVLISVSIILQASAGILALVISSMDGESSFKKKKIADWLYHISVGLMTGSFSCSRHRAWFNFQYKPPAAPSLS, encoded by the exons atggCTGACAAAAGACAAGATGGAAGTGGTTCCGATAAAAAAGACTATGGAACTAATGAAGTGAATATTGATGAAGTGATGAATAATCAAGACTGTGATACAGCGATTTGTGAAGCa gttaagGGCCTGGACGCTAACCGCTATGCCACGAAAAAGACTGTTGCCCAGGGCATGCTGGATATAGCACTGCTTACCTCGAACGCTTCACAGTTGAAATATGTGCTGCAAGTTGGTCCAAAGCATGAGTTTTATATGCTACTTCTGGTTCTCATATCGGTCTCCATTATTTTGCAG GCGAGCGCGGGAATCCTGGCCTTAGTTATATCATCTATGGATGGAGAGAGTAGttttaagaagaagaaaattgCCGATTGGCTTTACCATATTTCCGTTGGACTTATGACAG GTAGTTTCAGCTGTAGCCGCCATCGTGCTtggtttaattttcaatataaaccACCAGCCGCACCATCGCTCAGCTGA
- the LOC112055401 gene encoding ninjurin-1 isoform X2 produces the protein MADKRQDGSGSDKKDYGTNEVNIDEVMNNQDCDTAICEAVKGLDANRYATKKTVAQGMLDIALLTSNASQLKYVLQVGPKHEFYMLLLVLISVSIILQLLVGLLFVVIGGLDLNDDADQPSAVVLNDVIVIFIFVISVTNIVISAFGIEYSNNPLILERLNYINSEYLRKANNTAS, from the exons atggCTGACAAAAGACAAGATGGAAGTGGTTCCGATAAAAAAGACTATGGAACTAATGAAGTGAATATTGATGAAGTGATGAATAATCAAGACTGTGATACAGCGATTTGTGAAGCa gttaagGGCCTGGACGCTAACCGCTATGCCACGAAAAAGACTGTTGCCCAGGGCATGCTGGATATAGCACTGCTTACCTCGAACGCTTCACAGTTGAAATATGTGCTGCAAGTTGGTCCAAAGCATGAGTTTTATATGCTACTTCTGGTTCTCATATCGGTCTCCATTATTTTGCAG CTTCTGGTTGGCTTACTGTTCGTAGTGATTGGTGGACTGGATCTGAACGATGACGCGGACCAGCCTTCAGCAGTCGTGCTCAATGACGTCATAGTTATATTCATATTCGTCATATCCGTTACAAACATTGTCATATCCGCTTTTGGTATCGAATATTCGAACAACCCGTTGATATTGGAGCGGTTGAATTATATAAATTCGGAATATTTAAGAAAAGCCAATAATACTGCtagttaa
- the LOC112055400 gene encoding uncharacterized protein LOC112055400, with product MLPSMPILFTRDSQDAFGNKIVPSTSYLNQNSETNTIVQSQAPISKTEDKPLDEKQNNAYSKTDINKKGELSKLKTEDNLKEAALVRSYYTKIQTRFASHSASPTNNFVQFREILRTFDPMKETPVDLYKKVEELFGATHKDIVEEFLLFLKPCQAASVGRFMDHFLLSQMNVFIELLHTSLGRKPTVLRKVIRAMTTGINSGNSADMKSRVLPHLRSNPRLTQIFKTLFPDERPPDSVYETGTDVLDESFLECDKGYDVWEFEDKDDTKKTDAKVLDSEYLHGRVFLQHGRLLRTACVNYPFSKEPYRSHARRLAPDHCLSPPESDSEHASPKRNIKSACKVPQKRSRKQLKSPTKNVKDVNGNTKKECITIPLNNAKVKAKYQKTKIKKEEITQKKKESINKNACVKKDYEHKVKQNKVEINDLKLKQVKEEVPKIENKSWTRDEDKTMLEVLKGEPGSELVFIRIRELLPHRTTKEIKERLCHVMSLLQQMAVSEVT from the exons ATGCTTCCATCTATGCCAATATTATTTACCAGGGACAGCCAAGATGCATTCGGAAACAAAATAGTGCCCAGcacaagttatttaaatcaaaatagtGAAACAAACACCATTGTTCAATCTCAG gcTCCTATATCGAAGACAGAAGATAAACCATTggacgaaaaacaaaataatgcatACAGTAAAACGGATATCAATAAAAAAGGAGAGCTATCTAAATTAAAAACTGAGGACAACTTGAAAGAAGCAG CTTTAGTTAGGTCATATTACACAAAAATACAGACAAGGTTTGCATCACACTCAGCGTCACCGACAAATAACTTTGTACAGTTTAGAGAGATTCTGAGAACATTTGACCCAATGAAGGAGACACCTGTGGATCTGTATAAAAAGGTGGAGGAACTATTTGGTGCTACACATAAGGATATTGTGGAAGAGTTCCTATTGTTTCTGAAGCCCTGCCAAGCTGCATCCGTTGGCAGATTTATGGACCACTTTTTGCTATCACAAATGAATGTTTTTATAGAGCTATTACAT ACATCATTAGGTCGCAAACCAACGGTGCTCAGGAAGGTGATACGTGCCATGACAACCGGTATCAACAGTGGGAACAGTGCAGACATGAAGTCGAGGGTTCTGCCACATCTGCGCTCCAATCCGCGACTTacgcaaatatttaaaacactgTTTCCTGATGAACGACCGCCTGACAG TGTATATGAGACGGGCACAGATGTCCTAGATGAGAGTTTTCTTGAATGTGATAAGGGATACGATGTATGGGAGTTTGAAGACAAAGATGACACAAAGAAGACAGACGCCAAAGTTCTAGACTCAGAG tacTTACACGGCAGAGTCTTCCTTCAACACGGCAGACTTTTACGCACCGCTTGTGTTAACTATCCATTCAGTAAAGAACCCTATAGATCTCACGCGAGGAGACTTGCGCCCGATCATTGCCTATCCCCGCCTGAATCAGATTCTGAACACGCATCGCCCAAAAGAAACATCAAAAGTGCGTGCAAAGTTCCACAGAAAAGATCGAGGAAACAACTCAAATCTCCCACAAAAAATGTCAAAGACGTTAATGGCAACACTAAAAAAGAGTGTATTACAATTCCACTAAATAATGCTAAAGTTAAagcaaaatatcaaaaaactaaaattaaaaaagaggaAATAACccagaagaaaaaagaaagtataaacaaaaatgcatgtgttaaaaaagattatgaacataaagttaaacaaaataaagtcgAAATTAACGATTTAAAACTAAAGCAAGTTAAAGAAGAAGTtccaaaaattgaaaataaaagttGGACTCGCGATGAAGATAAAACAATGTTAGAAGTTTTAAAAGGAGAACCGGGCTCTGAACTCGTATTTATTAGGATAAGGGAGTTATTGCCGCATAGAACTACGAAAGAAATCAAAGAGAGATTATGTCATGTTATGAGTCTTTTACAACAAATGGCAGTCAGTGAAGTGACATAG
- the LOC128199204 gene encoding uncharacterized protein LOC128199204 — protein sequence MLNLSENYYLRKHYLENEQVPTQTVMKERMTPALANVYFKSMTPKLKVLAGLEPPLKGGGSDWFIPPEDLLKGRAVMKPIKHEYLSKLGFISIDRFGDKLVQDHHKAMEEEKRRVLQESDAQWKLTVEASCSKQWDETSRDQAKQNTAKIQQAFHEFSMIYTTSITSIETLLFDAAIKEIQRVEEETFIKMSNQYAELLKQQATMLYDRFAIKMSKEKARQKKQFINTVENARTEMSTKIHVINVEKRVAVEKLRMLLEYQNLACQVYVALKEREECKKHMEHSKHEHKKIVKVLTKQIKMQDFEIRLEKEKEVKREDFIKVWQKKICHVVKKFQLFVKYCLNSLPEYADFFLNMEKLMLLQLSEAMDNPRSESIFVPQESTFHAPVPKPHPFFLFCDKGYKPKIDQDLCPEHCTSSASLLPVIVVNKRCLYAACDNLETFTEKVKQFLDGHRGDDDDLVDDHDYKFDIPVKCTLSNQAQELKLESSLMQVLQNELAIMENMRICCLCSMSVCNCKYEYELEKEPTTSLKALKNDTKKAKKVIKDLTIANDYGEEITEREVELEHEREPKLESYLDYIIPKRCRCPKRAKKHLEEHLPVYMRNMSPFEEIDLPYYKTCPVDRLKTLVKTAQRRQTPLPPPKIETKTRDKSTQYSEQECDFLCTCFSDEEVDKIFQNVLKDSKLFDQGSESKFTVVDASLSPTHLQKNVSSFVLDRARSLRRLMGDTTDLGEIFKKQKCDF from the coding sequence ATGCTTAATTTAAGTGAAAATTATTATCTCCGAAAACATTACTTAGAAAATGAGCAAGTTCCAACTCAGACTGTTATGAAAGAGAGGATGACACCAGCCCTCGCCAACGTATATTTTAAATCCATGACACCAAAACTTAAAGTACTTGCTGGCCTAGAACCACCACTAAAAGGTGGTGGTAGTGACTGGTTTATACCCCCAGAAGACTTATTAAAAGGGAGAGCTGTCATGAAACCTATAAAGCATGAATACCTTAGCAAGTTAGGATTCATCAGCATTGACAGGTTTGGCGACAAACTCGTTCAAGATCACCATAAGGCTATGGAAGAAGAGAAACGCAGGGTTCTTCAAGAAAGCGACGCTCAATGGAAGCTAACTGTAGAGGCAAGTTGTAGCAAACAATGGGACGAAACATCGAGGGATCAAGCTAAACAAAATACAGCGAAAATCCAACAAGCTTTCCATGAATTTAGTATGATATATACAACATCCATAACCAGTATAGAAACATTACTTTTTGATGCTGCTATAAAAGAGATTCAACGTGTCGAAGAAGAGACGTTTATTAAAATGTCTAATCAATACGCAGAACTTCTTAAACAGCAAGCAACTATGTTGTACGACAGATTCGCTATTAAAATGTCGAAAGAAAAAGCTAGAcaaaaaaagcaatttattaACACTGTTGAAAATGCTCGCACCGAAATGAGTACTAAAATTCATGTTATTAATGTCGAAAAACGTGTTGCTGTTGAAAAGTTGCGGATGCTTCTAGAATACCAAAACTTAGCATGCCAAGTATATGTAGCATTAAAAGAACGGGAAGAGTGCAAAAAACACATGGAACATTCCAAACACGAACATAAGAAAATTGTTAaagttttaacaaaacaaattaaaatgcaAGATTTCGAAATAAGACTTGAAAAGGAGAAGGAAGTAAAAAGAGAAGATTTCATTAAAGTATGGCAAAAAAAGATATGCCatgttgtaaaaaaatttcaacttttCGTTAAGTATTGCTTAAACAGTTTGCCAGAATACGcagattttttcttaaatatggAAAAATTAATGCTTTTACAACTTAGCGAGGCTATGGATAATCCTAGATCCGAAAGTATTTTTGTCCCTCAGGAATCGACGTTTCATGCTCCCGTTCCTAAGCCACATCCATTTTTTCTTTTCTGTGATAAAGGCTATAAACCGAAAATAGATCAAGATCTATGTCCAGAGCATTGCACATCCAGTGCATCATTGTTGCCAGTTATCGTCGTCAACAAACGATGTTTATACGCGGCTTGCGATAACCTTGAAACTTTCACTGAAAAAGTTAAACAATTCCTCGATGGCCACCGCGGAGATGACGATGACCTAGTTGATGATCATGACTACAAATTTGACATTCCTGTCAAATGCACATTATCCAATCAGGCACAAGAACTAAAATTAGAAAGTTCTTTGATGCAAGTATTGCAGAATGAATTGGCAATTATGGAAAACATGCGAATATGCTGTCTCTGTAGTATGTCAGTATGCAATtgtaaatatgaatatgaaCTTGAAAAAGAACCTACGACTTCACTAAAAGCATTAAAGAATGATACGAAAAAGgcaaaaaaagttataaaagacTTGACAATAGCCAATGATTATGGTGAAGAAATTACTGAGCGAGAGGTAGAATTGGAACACGAACGGGAACCGAAATTAGAAAGTTATCTAGATTATATAATACCTAAACGTTGCAGGTGTCCAAAAAGAgcaaaaaaacatttagaaGAACATTTACCAGTTTACATGCGAAATATGTCTCCATTCGAAGAGATTGATCTACCTTATTACAAAACCTGTCCAGTTGATAGACTTAAAACTTTAGTGAAGACTGCCCAAAGGAGGCAAACACCATTACCCCCACCGAAGATTGAAACCAAGACAAGAGATAAGAGTACCCAATATTCAGAGCAAGAATGCGATTTTTTGTGTACATGCTTTTCTGATGAAGAGGTAGACAAAATATTCCAGAATGTATTAAAAGATTCCAAATTATTTGACCAAGGTAGTGAAAGTAAATTTACTGTTGTGGATGCATCACTATCTCCAACACACCTTCAAAAAAATGTCAGTTCATTCGTTCTCGACAGAGCACGTTCTCTGAGACGCTTGATGGGAGACACGACAGATTTAggagaaatatttaaaaaacaaaaatgcgaTTTTTAA